The Quercus robur chromosome 7, dhQueRobu3.1, whole genome shotgun sequence genome has a segment encoding these proteins:
- the LOC126691550 gene encoding putative disease resistance protein RGA1 → MYWKDMTNSCIPSQNVIDRDDDKKQIINLLMQHDVDGNVSDFVFNNLLLIQFWMAHGILQSPKDENLELEDVGNLYIKELLSRSYFQDVEQENILYFTFKMHDLIHDLALSIAKRECSVVTKKSTLAAEVCHLSFLDNGQEVTTHLEKLSNVETIIFQTDQSMSLLETCISRFKYLRRSSDKQKGELDWNARMNLKKVLPSSIESLKHLRYLDLSYNLIIKQLPNSICKLHSLQTLLLENCHNLERLPKGIGDIIRLRFFIITTKHTCLSEKAVGCLSSLRSLWIWRCMNLKCVFEGMEEGRLTYLRTLVVGDCPSLTSLTLSIKHLTALETLIIRDCKELSLMDAEGEEDNQDLKLSLQNLMFFRLPKLEVLPQWLQGSANTLQLLWIGGCENLMALPEWLPRPKSL, encoded by the exons ATGTACTGGAAGGACATGACCAACTCCTGTATTCCTTCTCAGAATGTCATCGATAGGGATGATGACAAAAAACAGATAATAAATCTTTTGATGCAGCATGATGTTGACGGAAATGTCAGT GATTTTGTATTCAATAATCTTCTCTTGATTCAATTTTGGATGGCACATGGAATTCTTCAATCACCTAAGGATGAAAATCTAGAGTTGGAAGATGTCGGCAACTTGTATATCAAGGAGTTGTTGTCGAGATCTTACTTTCAAGATGTTGAACAAGAAAATATCTTGTATTTTACCTTTAAAATGCATGATCTTATCCATGATCTTGCACTCTCAATTGCCAAAAGAGAGTGTTCAGTAGTGACCAAGAAGTCCACCCTTGCTGCAGAAGTTTGTCACCTATCATTTTTAGACAATGGGCAAGAAGTTACAACACATTTAGAGAAGTTGAGCAATGTTGAAACTATTATTTTCCAAACAGACCAATCCATGTCTTTACTTGAAACATGCATCTCAAGATTTAAGTATTTGCGGAGATCCAGTGACAAACAGAAGGGAGAGTTAGACTGGAATGCAAGAATGAATCTCAAAAAG GTGTTGCCAAGTTCTATCGAAAGTTTGAAACATTTGAGATATCTCGACCTATCATATAATCTCATAATCAAGCAACTTCCAAATTCCATTTGCAAGCTGCACAGTTTGCAAACTCTACTGCTTGAAAATTGCCACAATCTTGAACGGTTGCCGAAAGGTATAGGGGACATAATCAGGCTCAGGTTTTTTATCATTACAACAAAGCATACTTGCTTGTCGGAGAAGGCAGTAGGTTGCTTGAGTTCTCTTCGATCTTTGTGGATATGGAGATGTATGAATCTAAAATGTGTGTTTGAAGGGATGGAGGAGGGGCGCCTCACCTATCTTCGAACATTGGTTGTTGGAGATTGTCCAAGTTTGACCTCTTTGACGCTGAGTATCAAACACCTAACTGCCCTAGAGACCCTGATAATTAGGGATTGTAAAGAGCTTAGTTTGATGGATGCAGAGGGAGAAGAAGACAATCAAGATCTCAAGTTGAGCCTCCAAAATTTAATGTTTTTCCGTTTACCAAAGTTGGAGGTTTTGCCTCAATGGCTCCAAGGATCTGCAAACACTTTACAGCTGCTATGGATTGGAGGATGTGAAAATTTAATGGCTTTGCCGGAGTGGCTGCCACGTCCAAAATCACTTTAG